Part of the uncultured Desulfobacter sp. genome, CCCCCGCTATGGCGGGGTAATAATCCATGATTGCTGGGCATCATATTTGTCATACGATCATTGTGGCCACGGGCTATGTGGTTCTCACCTCTTGAGGGAGTTGACATTTATTGTCGATTCCAATCAGTACAGGTGGGCCCGAAATATGAAAAAATTGTTGCAGGAGACTTGCCGGAAAATAGCCAAACGAGAAGATAAATGTCTGACAGAGAAAGAATACGCGAACTTGCAGAAGCGTTACCGCAACATTCTTACACGAGGAGATAAAGAGCTGCCGGAAATCCCGCCGAAACCAAAAGGCAAACGTGGTAAAATGGCCAAGTCAGATGCCCACAATCTTTGGGAAAGGCTGAAAGAACATGAAACAGCTGTTTTGCTGTTTGCCAAGGATCCATATGTTCCTTTCACCAATAACCGGGCAGAGCGTGATCTTCGAATGGCAAAGGTTAAACAGAAAGTATCAGGGTGTTTTAGACACCAACGATATGCCGATGCTTATTGTCGGATTTCGAGTTATCTGCAAACCATGGCAAACAAAGGGGTGAATCCGCTGGTTGCCATTCAGCTGGCTTTGGCCAGCGAAGTTCCCGACGTCGATTCCGATTGGGGCGAGTAGTTACCGCCAGTTATGATGATGCCGGCAAAGGCGCACTGGAAAGAACCCTTGATGATGAATATACGGTATGGAGCCTCGGCTTTGAATTTAGACTACCGATATTTGGGGGAGAAAAAACAAAAAGCGAACTGACTGCGGCACAGCATCGTCAAGCCCAGGCCGACCTGGAACTGAACGCCGTTGAAGTTGCTCTTAACAATGACCTGAAGTCCGTCATAAAAAATGTAATCCACATCAATGAACAGGTGCAGAGCAACACCGAAGCCGCCCATTATTATCAAATTATCCTGGAAACGGAAATAGCCAGGATGAAGGCGGGAAAAAGCAACAGCAGAATCGTATTGCAAAAGGAAGAGGACTATATTGAGGCCAAAGAAGCACGGCTGACCAGCCAAGTCAACTATCAAAAAGCGCTCATGGGGTTAAGGATGATCGCTGGCACCCTCCTGGCGGTTTATAACATTGAAGAGGACGACGATAAAAAATGATGATAAAGAAAGCGGTATTTATCTTTACCCTGTTGATGGTTTTATCCTTTTTAACCTCTGCAAATGCCCAGCCAATTGAGGTAAACGGATTTACAGAAGCGATTCATGATGTTTTGCTGGGCGCAGAAGATGCCGGGGTTATCCAGAAAATCAATATTGAGGTGGGAAGCCGAATAGAAAAAGGGCAGGTTCTTTTTTCCCTGGCCCACAGACTTGAACAACT contains:
- a CDS encoding TolC family protein codes for the protein MGRVVTASYDDAGKGALERTLDDEYTVWSLGFEFRLPIFGGEKTKSELTAAQHRQAQADLELNAVEVALNNDLKSVIKNVIHINEQVQSNTEAAHYYQIILETEIARMKAGKSNSRIVLQKEEDYIEAKEARLTSQVNYQKALMGLRMIAGTLLAVYNIEEDDDKK